The DNA region GGCTGCTGGCACGTAGTTGGCCGGTCCTTCTTCTGTACCTACCGTCACTCACGCTTCGTCGGTACTGAAAGAGGTTTACAACCCGAAGGCCGTCATCCCTCACGCGGCGTTGCTGGATCAGGCTTCCGCCCATTGTCCAATATTCCCCACTGCTGCCTCCCGTAGGAGTCTGGGCCGTGTCTCAGTCCCAGTGTGACCGGTCACCCTCTCAGGCCGGCTACCCGTCAAAGCCTTGGTAGGCCATTACCCCACCAACAAGCTGATAGGCCGCGAGCACATCCCTGGCCGAAAAAACTTTCCACAACCACCCCATGCAGGGAGCTGTCATATCCGGTATTAATTTCGGTTTCCCGAAGCTATCCCAGAGCCAGAGGCAGATTACTCACGTGTTACTCACCCGTTCGCCGCTCGAGTACCCCCGAAAGGGCCTTTCCGCTCGACTTGCATGTGTTAAGCACGCCGCCAGCGTTCGTCCTGAGCCAGGATCAAACTCTCCATAAGAAAACTCGATACCCAGCAACACAACAACTGACAAAAACATCAATCATCGATCTGCCGAAAACCACACACCCACCAACCAAAAGCCGGCAGGCGCGCACAAACAAAATTCACAACAAACCATAACTTGCATGACACACTGTTGAGTTCTCAAACATCACACGCACCAGAGTTCATCGACCTTCGGCCGACTCGTCTCCACGCTGATGACTTCGGATCAAGCCGCACGGTTCGCGATCTGTACCAGACCCACAAGGCCTGCTTTTCGGATCACTCCTGGCGACTGCCGAAGCGTGGCCACCCGGTGCCGAGAGCCCCTCAGGAAGATTCCTGACTTGCTCCCCGCCGCACCCGGCGACAGAGAGAACATTACCCACACCCCCCAGGTGGCACAAATCGAGGGTGCGTGTCCCGCCCCACACCATCCCGACGACAGCTTCGCGGCGCGGCCGGCCGCCTGCCCCATGCCACAAGGGCGGGCACTGCGGTTCCCCGCGGCAGGAACATCCGGCGCCCGGGAACGTCCAAGGACGTGTGCAGCATTCGCAAGTCTGTTGACTCCGAGCCTGGTCGGACTGGCTCGACCCGCTGGCGCTCGGCATCCGGACCGGGATGCGGCGTACCGCGCCATCGTCGCGATGGCCGACGTCGTGCGCGCCCTGTCCCTCGACTGGACCCTGGGGGCGCGCCGCGCCTGCCCCTGCTCGGCGACAAGTCGCCGCTGACCTTTGACGACAGTGCCCTGACGCCGCGGCGGATGGTTACGCACATGCAAGAGGCCCTCACAGTCAGACTGTGAGGGCCTCTTGGCCTTTGTAGCGGGGGCAGGATTTGAACCTGCGACCTCTGGGTTATGAGCCCAGCGAGCTACCGAGCTGCTCCACCCCGCGTCGGTGAACCAAACGTTACGGCATAGCCCCACCTGCACCAAATCGGGGGGTCTCGAACGACCTGCGAGGAACCTCTCGACAGTTCGTAAACCAGGGTTTACGTTATCCGCACCCGCGACCCAATGGAGGGGCGATGAGCGTGGATCTGATCCTGCTCGCCGGCGACATCGACGATGTGCCGACCGAGCTCAGCCAGGGCATGCAGTGGGCGTTCCGCCTGCTGATCGCCGTCTTCCTGTTCGGGATCGCGCTGGACAGCAAGCCCGACGACTTCCGTGCTGCACTGCGTCGACCCGGTGTGTTCGGGACGTTGCTGGTCACCCAGTACGCCGTACTCCCCCTGCTCACGCTGGGGCTCCTCGTCCTGCTCGACCCCCACCCCTCGGTCGCGCTCGGAATGATCTTCGTGATCTGCTGCCCCTCCGGCAGCGTCTCGAACCTGATCACCCACCGCGCGCGCGGTGATGTCGCGCTGTCGGTCTCACTCACCGCGGTGTCCAACCTGACCGCCCTCGTCGCGACGCCCGCGGCGTTCGCGTTCTGGGGTTCGCTCTACCCGGACACCGACCGGCTCCTCACCTCGATCCGCCTCGATCCCGGGGACATGGCGATCGAGATCCTGATCCTCCTCGGCGCCCCGTTCGCGCTCGGCATCTGGGTCGCCCATCGCTGGCCGGACTTCACCGACCGCATGCGACGCCCGGTCGAGATCGCCACCCTGGTCTTCCTGGTCACCCTCGCCGCCGGCGCCCTCGCCGGCCGCATCGTCGACCTGGCCCCGTTCCTCGGGGCCGTCGCCGGCGCGGTGCTGCTCCAGAACGCCCTCTCCTTCATCATCGGGTACGGCGCCGGCCGGATCAGCCGCCTCCCCGAGCCGGGGCTGCGGGCGATGACGATCGAGATCGGCATGCGCAACACCGGCCTCGCGCTGGTCCTGGTCCTCGCCTACTTCGACGGCCTCGGCGGAGCGATCCTCCTGGTCGCCACCTGGGCGGTTTGGGACGTGGTGTTCGGACTCCTGCTCGCCGGCTGGTGGCGACGGCGCCCGATGCGCAGCGACCAGACCCAGCAACCCACCGGGAACGCCGCGTGAGGAGATCGCCGCGGGACCCCCGCTCAGCGGGGTGGACGCCCGTTCCCGCCCGGCACCGCGACGGGAGTCCGCGCCGCGAGCAGCTCGAGGCCCCGCCGCACGCCGGCCGCGGCCTCACCACCGATGCTGGTGGCGAGGTCGGACTCGAAGCGGTCGTGGAACGCCTGCGCGGTCGCCAACGCCTCGCGCCCGCGGTCGTTCACCACGACCAGCCGCACCCGACGGTCCTCGGGCGAGTCGGTGCGGTCGACGTACCCGGCCTCGGTCATCAGGTCGACCAGCTTGAGGGTCGCCTGCGGGGTCATGTGCAGGCGGTCCGCCAGTCCCGCAGGCTCAGCGGCTCGGCCGTGAGCAGCCGCAGCACGAACCCGGTACGGGTGGTGAACGACTCGTGACCCTCGGTGCGCAGGTGCTCGCGCAGCTCCTCGGAGAACGTCACCTGCGCCAACGCCAGCAGCACCCCGAAGTCCTGGCGGTCGTCCGTCACCGCCACATCGTACGAGCAGCGACCATCGCGACCTTCGAAGGAGTCACCGCATGAACCACGCCCGGCCCACGACCAACGGCGCCGTGATCGGCCGGACCCTGGCCGACTCCGTGGCCTGGCATCCCGAACGTCCCCGGCCCGCCGGGCGACCGAACGTGCTGATGGTGCTGCTCGACGACGTCGGGTTCGCCCAACTGGGCTGCTTCGGCTCCGACATCGCCACCCCCAACATGGACCGCCTGGCCGGCGCCGGTGTGCGGTTCAACCGGTTCCACGTCACCGCGATCTGCTCGCCCAGTCGCGCCGCGATGCTGACCGGCCGCAACCACCATGCGGTCGGGATGGGGATGCTGACCGACCTGCCGACCGGGTTCCCCGGCTACACGGCCCGGATCCCGCGTTCGGCGGCCTCCGTCGCGCGCGTCCTCCGCGACGAGGGCTGGAACACCATGGCGGTCGGGAAGTGGCACCTGACCCCGCGCGACGACCGCTCGGCGGCCGGTCCGTTCGACACCTGGCCGCTGGGGATGGGCTTCGAGCGCTACTACGGTTTCATCCACGGCGACGCCAACCAGTGGACCCCCACCCTCTACCGGGACAACTCCCCCGTCGAGCCGCCGGCGACCCCCGAGCAGGGCTACCACCTCACCGAGGACCTGACCGACCAGGCGATCACGATGCTGCGCGACCAGCACAACGCGACGCCGGAGAAGCCGTTCCTGATGTACTTCGCGCCGGGGACCGCGCACGCCCCGCACCACGTGCCCGCGGCCTGGGCCGACCGCTACGCGGGACGGTACGACGACGGCTGGGAGGCCTGGCGCGAGCGGGTGTTCGCCCGTCAGCAGGAGATCGGCGTCGTCCCCGCCGGCACCACCCTCAGCGAGCGTCCCGCGTGGATCCCGGACTGGTCCACGCTCACCGACGAGGAGCAGCGCCTCTTCGCCCGGTTCCAGGAGGTCTTCGCCGGGTTCCTCACCCACTTCGACCACCATCTCGGCCGGCTCCTCGACGAGCTGGAGGAGCTCGGCGTGCTGGACGACACGCTGGTCGTCCTCACCTCCGACAACGGCGCCAGCGCCGAGGGCGGTCCGGTCGGCTCGATCAACGAGCACCGGTTCGGCTTCGGCGTGCCGGACAGCCTCGAGGACAACCTCGCCGGGATCGACGAGATCGGCGGGTACCGCTCCTACAACCACTACCCGTGGGGCTGGGCCTGGGCGGGCAACACCCCGTTCCAGCTGTGGAAGCGCTACACCTGGTTGGGCGGCACCCGCACGCCGTTCATCCTCAAGCCGGCGCGCAACGCGGTGACCGGGACGCTGCCGACCGACCCCGGCACCGTCCGCGACCAGGTCTGCCACATCATCGACGTCTTCCCCACCATCCTGGACGCCTGCGGGGTCACCGTGCCCGACACGGTCGACGGCGTCGAGCAGCAGCGCGTCGACGGGAGGAGCATGGCCGCGGCCGTCGCCGACGCCGACGCCCCCGACGTCCGCCACACCCAGTACTTCGAGATGCTCGGCTCCCGCTCGATCATCCACGACGGCTGGAAGGCCACCACGGACCACATCTCCGGCGGGGTCATCGCCGAGGCCGCCCTGCCCGGCAGCCGCGACCTCGACGCCGACCGGTGGAGCCTGTTCCGACTGTCCGACGACTTCGCCGAGGCCCACGACGTGGCCGACCAGCACCCCGACGTGGTCCGCGAGCTCGAAGCGGTCTGGTGGGCCGAGGCCGAGCGCAACCAGGTGCTCCCGCTGCAGGACTCACTGCACGGACGCCTGGCCGCGATGGAGATGCCGCTGTGGCCGCAGCCGGCCACGGTGATCATCCATCCCGGCGGCAACCCGGTCGTCGACGAGGCGGTCCCCTCGCTCGGTGGCGGCGCACTGGTCGAGGCGGACGTCGACGTGCCCGTCGAGGGGGCCGAGGGCGTGCTCGCCGTGATCGGCGACTGGAGCAGCGGGTGGGCGCTGGTCGCCCTCGACGGTTGCGCCGCGCTGCTGCTCAACAACACGAGCACTCCCTTCCAGGTGCGCAGCGACGTCCCCATCCCCCGGGCCGGCACCGGATCGGGTTCCGCTACCTGCCGCAGCAGACGACGGGCGTGCTGCTCCTCGACGGCGAGCCCGTCGGGACCGCACCGCTGCCCGACGGCATGGGCGCCAGCGGCATCCAGATCGGCGGCGGCGGCCTGCGCATCGGCCACGACACCGGCTTCCCGGTGAGCGAGGACTACGCACCGCCGTACCGCTGGACCGGGACGATCCACACGGTGACCTTCCACCAGCGCCCCGAGCCGCTCGACGCCGCCACCGCCGACGCCCGCATGGCCGAGCAACTGGCGGCGCTCCTGCGCACCGAGTAGGGACTCCCTGGCTCCTCGTCCTCCGGCCTGATCGGCCTCCGGTCGATCAGGCCGGAGGACCGGGCCGCGGCACCGGTGCGGACCATCCGCGGCCGAGCGCCAGCAGCCGCCACCCCGACGCCACCAGGACCGCCGGGGCGAGCACCGCGACCGGCTCGAGCCCGGCCTCCACCCCGGTCGCCGCGATCGCGGCACCGGCGAGGGCCGGGATCGCATACATCTCTCCGTGCCGCAGGATCACCGGCACCCGCCCGGCGAGGACGTCGCGGATCACGCCGCCGCCGACCGCGGTGAGCATGCCCAGTGCGGCGGCCGGCGCCGGCCCGAGCCCGTACTCGTGGGCCTTGAAGGCGCCGGCGACGCAGAACATCCCGAGGCCGAGCGCGTCGAACACGTTGACCACGCGCTCCACCCGGCCGACCGCCGGGTGGAACCAGAAGGTCACCAGGCCGGCAGCGGTCGGCACGGCCAGGTAACGCCAGTCCACCAGCGCCGGCGGCGGGACGTCCCCGATCAGCACGTCCCGGATCACACCGCCGCCCACGCCGGTGGCGATCGCCAGCACCAGCACCCCGATGATGTCCAGGTGGTTGCGGACCGCCACCAGACCGCCGGCGACCGCGAAGACGAAGATGCCGACCAGATCCAGCGCCAGCAGCATCGTGGCTACTCCTCGCCCTCGGCCGGCTCCGTCGACTCCTCCTGCTTGCCGGCGAGCTCGGCCGCCTGCTGGACCTTGTCCTGCGCGATCTCGACCTGGCGCGCCCACTCGACGGTGTCACCGTCGGCCTGGGCCTGCTCGGCCGCGTCGAAGGCATCGTTGGCCTCCGCCAGCAGCTGGTCGATCTGCTCCTCGACGGTCTGGTTGCCGCCCTGGCCGCCGTCGCCCTGGCCACCACCCTGGTCGCCGTCGCCCTGGTCGCCGTCACCCTGGCCGCCGCCCTGGTCGCCGTCACCCGAGCCGGGGTCGGGGTCGGGGCTCGACCCGTCGCCGTCACCGAGAGCGGCGTCCATCGCGAGCGAGAGGTTGCGGCCGATGCCGACCTGCTCGCCGTAGGAGACGATCACGAACTGCAGGATGCGGAAGCTGGACGTCGTGCCGCCCGACCGGACCGCGTAGACCGGCTGCAGGTACATCAGCCCGTCGTCGACCGGGACGGTCAGCACGTTGCCGTAGACGGGCGGGTTGGAGCTCTGCTCGTAGGGCCGCAACGCCGCGCGCACATCGTCGTTGTTGCTCATCTCGTTGGCGATCAGTCCGGGGCCGTTGACGCCGGTGGTCGTCATCTCCAGCAGCTTCAGCTGGCCGAAGTCCGATGAGTTCGCATCGGAGTTCGCCGACACGAACGACGCCAGGTTGCCCTTGCCTCGAGGCACGAAGACCGAGGTCAGAGACCACTCCTCGCCGTCGCCGACATCGGTGAACATCCGGTACGGCGGCTGGAAGCTGGTGGTCGCGTTCGGGTCCTGGGGGACCTCCCACCGGTCACTGCCCTGGTAGAACTCCCCGGCGCCGGTGACGTGGTAGCTGGCCAACTGGTAGCGCTGCACCTTGAAGAGGTCCTCGGGGTAGCGCAGGTGGTCGCGCAGCTCCTCGCTGATCTCCGACTTCGGCTGCACCGTGTCGGGGAAGACCTTCATCCAGGTCTGCAGGATCGGGTCCTCCTCGTCCCACTCGTACAGCGTCACCGTGCCGTCGTAGGCGTCGACGGTGGCCTTGACCGCCGAGCGCATGTAGTTGATCTCGTCGGTGGGGATGGTCTGCAGACCGGTGTCCTCCTGCAGCGAGTCCTCGATCATCGACTCGAAGGACTCGCGCTGGGAGTTCGGGTAACGGTCGGTGGTGGTGTAGCCGTCGACGATCCACTGGATCTTGCCGTCGACCACCGCCGGGTAGGGATCGCTGTCCACGGTGAGCCACGGCGCGACCTTCTCCACCCGGGTGACCGGATCGCGGTCGTAGAGCAGTCGCGAGTTGCCGTTGACGCGGCCCGAGAGCAGGAAGTTCGGCTCGCCGAACTTGATCGCGTACATCAGCTGACTGAAGGTCGACCCGACATCGACGCCGCTCTCGCCGTCGTACGTGGTCCGGGTGTCGCCCTCGTCGGTGTCGGTGTCGGCCAGGCCGAGCTCGACGTCGTCGGCGCCCTCGCTCGACTTCCCGACGATCGAGTACGACGGCGAGCTCTCGCCGAAGTAGATCCGCTCCTCGAACTCGCCCAACGCGTTCTCGCTGACGATCGCGTCGTCGGTGGTGTCGCTGGAGATGCCCTCGGCCCACACCATCCGGCCGTCGCCCTCCTCGGCCGAGACCTGGTTGGCGTAGGCGGCGATGACGCCCTCACCGTGGGTGTAGACAGTGTGCAGGTTCGACCAGTTCTGGTCGCTGGGGTTCAGCCCTGACTGGTCCATCTCGCGGGCGCCGAGCACCAGCGGCTGGTCCTCGCCGTCGATGGTGTAGCGGTCGACGTCGAGGACGCTGCCCACCGAGTAGTAGACCCGCGGCTGCTGCAGCTGCTCGAAGGTGTCGCGGACCTGCTTGGAGTCCACCACCGGCGTCTTGTCCAGCTGTGGCAGCACCTCCTCGGCCGAGGCACCGTCCGGCGGTGCGCCCGAGTAGGACTCGATCTCCACGTCACTGACGTCGTAGGCGTCGCGGGTGGCGTCGATGTTGGCCTGGATGTAGGAGGCCTCCTTGTCCGCCTCCGACGGCTTGACCTGGAAGCTCTGCACGATCGCGGGCCAGATCATCCCGAGCAGGATCGAGGAGAGCGCCAGCAGGGCCAGCCCCACCGAGGGCAGTTGCCAGCTGCGCCGCCAGATGTTGAGGAAGAACAGGATCGCGCAGATCAGGGCGACGCCGAGCAGGATGTTGCGCGCCGGGAGCACCGCGTTCTCGGCGGTGTAGTTCATCCCGGTGAACAGCGAGTGGTCGTCGGTGACCAGGTCGTAGCGGTCCAGGTAGTAGTCGGCCGCCTTCGCCAGCACGAAGGTGCCGAGGATGACCGAGATCTGGACCTGGGCGGCCCCCGAGAGCCGGTCGTTGCGCACCTGGAGTCGGATGCCGCCGTAGAGGTAGTGGACCAGCACGGTGGCGATCAGCGCGACGATCGCCACCGCCATCACGAAGTCGACGACGAAGTGCCACCAGGGCAGCTGGAAGATGTAGAAGCCGATGTCCCGGCCGAAGTAGGGGTCGTCCGTGCCGAACGGCTCGGCGTTGCGCCACATCAGGTAGGTGCGCCACTGGCCGAGCGCGGAGGTGCCGGCGAAGAGCCCGACCACGATCGAGACGCCGGCCAGGAGCCACCCGCGGACCGGGGTGACCGCGTCCCGGTAGCGCTCGACGCTCGCGTCGCCGCCGGCGATCCGGAACATCGGCCGGAACCTGTAGGCGACGTACATCGCCACCGCCACCGCGGCGCCCATCAGCGCACCGAAGACCAGGAAGAGACCGACCCGGGTCCACAGCAGCGTGGAGAACACCTGGCCGTAGCCGACGTCGCGGTACCACATCCGGTCGGTGTAGACCGAGGCGAAGGCGGTCAGCAGGAAGAACCCGACGATCAGGACGGCGACGGTGATCACCAGCGCCCGGCCGCGGCCTCCGCCGCTGCGGGCCGGCGTCGGCTGGTCCGGCTCCTCGTCGAACAGCTCACTCATCGGGGTGCTCCTTCACTGGGCGCGCCGCCCTCGTCGTCGGGTGCGGCGGTCTCGTCCTCGGCCATCGTGGCTCGCAGCAGGGCCAGCAGGTTGGGCACCAGGTCGGCCCCACCCATCACCGAGGAGTCCTCGTCGTGGGCCCGCAGGCGCAGCGCGCAGTACGTCGCACCGTGCCGGGTCACCCCTGCCACGATCCGCACCTCCTGGGCGTCCGGGTGCTCGCGGGCGAACTCGACCGCGGCGGTGGGGTCGTCGGGGACCTGGCCGTCGGCCGCCGGCGGCAGCACCAGCCGCTCCACGACGGCGGCGCACCCGGCCACCCCCTCGGGCCAGCCGATCTCCTCCAGCACCGCCTCCAGGCTCTGCGCCGGCGGCAGCTCCTCCTGCTCGACGGGGGTCAGCGACCCCCGCTCGCTGGGCGCGTCGAGCCCGAGCTGGGCGGCGAGCTCCGGCTCCTGCGCGACCAGGGCGCCGGTGTCGACCAGGGCATAGAGGCGGGCGGGCTGGTCCCAGCCCATCCCGGCGTGGTGCGTCTCGATCTCGTGCACCGCGGTCGCCAGTGCCGGGTCGACGTCGAGCTCGTAGTCCATGGGGTGTCCTCCAGGGCGCGTGGGGTCGTCGGTCAGCAGGCCGGCAGCACGGCGTCGGGGTCGTCGGCCCACGCCTCGATCGCCAGGCGCGCGTCGTGCATCGTGTCGGCCTTCACCAGGCGAAGGTCGGGGTCGAGATCGGCGACGTCGGCACAGTTGTCCGGTGGCACCATGAACAGCTCGGCGCCCGCGTCCTCGGCGCCCGCGATCTTCTGCGCGATGCCACCGATCGGTTGGACCGAGCCGTCCGCGGCGAGCTCGCCGGTGCCGGCGATGGTCGCGCCGTCGGTCAGCGAGCCCGGGGTCAGCGTGTCGTAGATCGCCAGCGAGAACATCAGGCCCGCGCTGGGGCCACCGACCGTGGGGTCGACCTCGATGTCGATGTCGAAGGGGAACTCGTAGCCCACGCCGAGCGTCACGCCGATCCGCGGGGTGCCGTCGACGACGTCCGGGGTCACCTCGACGGTGAACTCCTCGCCGTCGCGACGCATCAGCAGGGTGACCGGCGACCCGTCGTCGTGGGTGCGGATCTGCTTCACGACCTGCTCGCTGCCGGTCACCTTCTCGCCGTCCACCTCGACGAAGACGTCACGGACCAGCAGCTTGCCGTCCGCCGGGCCGCCCTCGCTCACCGCGGCCACCTGCAGCCGGGGCTCGACCTTCTCGCCGATCTCCTCCAGCGCCACCGCCTTGGCCACGTCCTGGGAGGTGGTCATCTGCGCGGCGCCCTCCTCCTTCTCCTGCTCGGCGGTCTGGTCCGGCGGGTGCGCGACGTCGAACGGCACCACCGCCTCGTCGGGGTCGACCCACGCGGAGAGCGCCTCGGCGAGCGAGAGCTTGCGGTCCCGGGAGGAGGAGAGGACGGTGGTGAACCGGATCTGGCCGTCGTCGTAGTAGGCCTTGTGGCCGTCGACCTGGATGATCTCGGCATCGTCGGCATCGGTGCCCAGCACGTCGAAGGTGGGGCCGGGGCTGTACTTGGAGTAGGGCAGCGGCGCCGCCAGCGCGACCGCGCCGAGGATGATCACCAGCGGCCCGGCGATCAACGCGGCGATGAGGCGCTGGTTCATGCGGCTACTTTCTCATCCGCACCAAGGAGAGCCGTACACAGGTCGCGACGCACCATCGCCGCCCCGGCACGTTCAGGAGGCTCGGCGTCCGCGGTCGCCGCGCTCCTCCCCGGTGCCGTCGGGCCGTGCCGCGTCCTGCTCCGCCTCACCGGGGATCACCACCGGGC from Nocardioides sambongensis includes:
- a CDS encoding bile acid:sodium symporter family protein, which encodes MSVDLILLAGDIDDVPTELSQGMQWAFRLLIAVFLFGIALDSKPDDFRAALRRPGVFGTLLVTQYAVLPLLTLGLLVLLDPHPSVALGMIFVICCPSGSVSNLITHRARGDVALSVSLTAVSNLTALVATPAAFAFWGSLYPDTDRLLTSIRLDPGDMAIEILILLGAPFALGIWVAHRWPDFTDRMRRPVEIATLVFLVTLAAGALAGRIVDLAPFLGAVAGAVLLQNALSFIIGYGAGRISRLPEPGLRAMTIEIGMRNTGLALVLVLAYFDGLGGAILLVATWAVWDVVFGLLLAGWWRRRPMRSDQTQQPTGNAA
- a CDS encoding MarR family winged helix-turn-helix transcriptional regulator, coding for MTPQATLKLVDLMTEAGYVDRTDSPEDRRVRLVVVNDRGREALATAQAFHDRFESDLATSIGGEAAAGVRRGLELLAARTPVAVPGGNGRPPR
- a CDS encoding arylsulfatase, which produces MNHARPTTNGAVIGRTLADSVAWHPERPRPAGRPNVLMVLLDDVGFAQLGCFGSDIATPNMDRLAGAGVRFNRFHVTAICSPSRAAMLTGRNHHAVGMGMLTDLPTGFPGYTARIPRSAASVARVLRDEGWNTMAVGKWHLTPRDDRSAAGPFDTWPLGMGFERYYGFIHGDANQWTPTLYRDNSPVEPPATPEQGYHLTEDLTDQAITMLRDQHNATPEKPFLMYFAPGTAHAPHHVPAAWADRYAGRYDDGWEAWRERVFARQQEIGVVPAGTTLSERPAWIPDWSTLTDEEQRLFARFQEVFAGFLTHFDHHLGRLLDELEELGVLDDTLVVLTSDNGASAEGGPVGSINEHRFGFGVPDSLEDNLAGIDEIGGYRSYNHYPWGWAWAGNTPFQLWKRYTWLGGTRTPFILKPARNAVTGTLPTDPGTVRDQVCHIIDVFPTILDACGVTVPDTVDGVEQQRVDGRSMAAAVADADAPDVRHTQYFEMLGSRSIIHDGWKATTDHISGGVIAEAALPGSRDLDADRWSLFRLSDDFAEAHDVADQHPDVVRELEAVWWAEAERNQVLPLQDSLHGRLAAMEMPLWPQPATVIIHPGGNPVVDEAVPSLGGGALVEADVDVPVEGAEGVLAVIGDWSSGWALVALDGCAALLLNNTSTPFQVRSDVPIPRAGTGSGSATCRSRRRACCSSTASPSGPHRCPTAWAPAASRSAAAACASATTPASR
- a CDS encoding trimeric intracellular cation channel family protein, whose product is MLLALDLVGIFVFAVAGGLVAVRNHLDIIGVLVLAIATGVGGGVIRDVLIGDVPPPALVDWRYLAVPTAAGLVTFWFHPAVGRVERVVNVFDALGLGMFCVAGAFKAHEYGLGPAPAAALGMLTAVGGGVIRDVLAGRVPVILRHGEMYAIPALAGAAIAATGVEAGLEPVAVLAPAVLVASGWRLLALGRGWSAPVPRPGPPA
- a CDS encoding UPF0182 family membrane protein — encoded protein: MSELFDEEPDQPTPARSGGGRGRALVITVAVLIVGFFLLTAFASVYTDRMWYRDVGYGQVFSTLLWTRVGLFLVFGALMGAAVAVAMYVAYRFRPMFRIAGGDASVERYRDAVTPVRGWLLAGVSIVVGLFAGTSALGQWRTYLMWRNAEPFGTDDPYFGRDIGFYIFQLPWWHFVVDFVMAVAIVALIATVLVHYLYGGIRLQVRNDRLSGAAQVQISVILGTFVLAKAADYYLDRYDLVTDDHSLFTGMNYTAENAVLPARNILLGVALICAILFFLNIWRRSWQLPSVGLALLALSSILLGMIWPAIVQSFQVKPSEADKEASYIQANIDATRDAYDVSDVEIESYSGAPPDGASAEEVLPQLDKTPVVDSKQVRDTFEQLQQPRVYYSVGSVLDVDRYTIDGEDQPLVLGAREMDQSGLNPSDQNWSNLHTVYTHGEGVIAAYANQVSAEEGDGRMVWAEGISSDTTDDAIVSENALGEFEERIYFGESSPSYSIVGKSSEGADDVELGLADTDTDEGDTRTTYDGESGVDVGSTFSQLMYAIKFGEPNFLLSGRVNGNSRLLYDRDPVTRVEKVAPWLTVDSDPYPAVVDGKIQWIVDGYTTTDRYPNSQRESFESMIEDSLQEDTGLQTIPTDEINYMRSAVKATVDAYDGTVTLYEWDEEDPILQTWMKVFPDTVQPKSEISEELRDHLRYPEDLFKVQRYQLASYHVTGAGEFYQGSDRWEVPQDPNATTSFQPPYRMFTDVGDGEEWSLTSVFVPRGKGNLASFVSANSDANSSDFGQLKLLEMTTTGVNGPGLIANEMSNNDDVRAALRPYEQSSNPPVYGNVLTVPVDDGLMYLQPVYAVRSGGTTSSFRILQFVIVSYGEQVGIGRNLSLAMDAALGDGDGSSPDPDPGSGDGDQGGGQGDGDQGDGDQGGGQGDGGQGGNQTVEEQIDQLLAEANDAFDAAEQAQADGDTVEWARQVEIAQDKVQQAAELAGKQEESTEPAEGEE
- a CDS encoding PPA1309 family protein — encoded protein: MDYELDVDPALATAVHEIETHHAGMGWDQPARLYALVDTGALVAQEPELAAQLGLDAPSERGSLTPVEQEELPPAQSLEAVLEEIGWPEGVAGCAAVVERLVLPPAADGQVPDDPTAAVEFAREHPDAQEVRIVAGVTRHGATYCALRLRAHDEDSSVMGGADLVPNLLALLRATMAEDETAAPDDEGGAPSEGAPR
- a CDS encoding YlbL family protein, which gives rise to MNQRLIAALIAGPLVIILGAVALAAPLPYSKYSPGPTFDVLGTDADDAEIIQVDGHKAYYDDGQIRFTTVLSSSRDRKLSLAEALSAWVDPDEAVVPFDVAHPPDQTAEQEKEEGAAQMTTSQDVAKAVALEEIGEKVEPRLQVAAVSEGGPADGKLLVRDVFVEVDGEKVTGSEQVVKQIRTHDDGSPVTLLMRRDGEEFTVEVTPDVVDGTPRIGVTLGVGYEFPFDIDIEVDPTVGGPSAGLMFSLAIYDTLTPGSLTDGATIAGTGELAADGSVQPIGGIAQKIAGAEDAGAELFMVPPDNCADVADLDPDLRLVKADTMHDARLAIEAWADDPDAVLPAC